In the genome of Danaus plexippus chromosome 18 unlocalized genomic scaffold, MEX_DaPlex mxdp_20, whole genome shotgun sequence, the window atttttctgttgtcGTCGGAATATTTACTATTGTCTTCATAATCACGATTGGATCCACTCTCATCCTTATCCGAGATAATCCTAAGTGGACTTCTAGAGTGTTTTTGACCGCCAAAAGGCAACAAATATGGCAGATTATGATCCGGTCCAAATTCATCAGCTCTCTTGTTACTAAGTCTTGACTTTGCATAGCCTCTATAGTCGTCAATGAAACCTCTTTGTGTCGTGGCCTCTGTGTCGTGTTTTCCgcttttaatctttttatttttaaagtagttGTCAAGTAACTTCTTTATGTCATCCTCTTCATCGGGCTCAACGTCTACGTCACGTTTGTTTTTCGTCTCTGGAACGTAAGATATTTCTGGATCGTACTTTTCTCTTACGGTTTCCGTTGTTATCTTATGCTCGAATTTCATATCGTTCCAGAATTTCAAGACACTGTCTAATTTCGGTTTCCCATCGTAATACTGTATAGCATCATTATTCTTCTTAATATTTGCATCATACGTTGCTAATGGGTCACTGTTATTAGActcaatttgatttttttgtacatttgcAGAGCTAGAATTCTTTACGTGTAAGTTTTCAGTGACTCCTGAAAAGAAGGAaataggtataaaaaaatatataaattaacttatttttttcaaaataactgaTGATTAAGTCGCATtaacagaaattttaattattacaaatattgtttttttttttggaacaatataaataaaaaaagtaataatatttaccagCTGTCGTATTATACGTCAACGTCGAACTGATAGTTTCGTCGTCAGTGATATTGCGCAATGTCATACATTCCTGTAGTAATTGACTGAAACGAGGGAACATTTTGATTTCACTGATATTCCGGTGGCATAAAATTCTAATAGTTATCGTAATGGAACACTAACCCATTGTTTGTATCGTGAATGTTTACGTTGTAACGCCGCAGTTTGTTCAACACGCTCACATCCAACTCCTCTTTTTGTATGCCGCTCAACAATAGTACGCACATCAAatctgtaattaatttaaaatggtttAAGTAAGATTCGACCAAAACTAACAgctatatgtttattatattgcaattaaaaccttttatcCGGTCTCTGGGaccgtgtgcgtgtgtgcgtgatAACGTACATGTGAGCGCGGCCGTTGTTAGAATAACCCGCCATAACATTATTGATATCCCGCGATGTCTTAACAGCTGCAAGGCTAAACattgaataatgaaatactATAAGACTTTGATGATTcgattattttgtgtttatttttttttgttgttgttgttgttgttgttgttgtaattaattcttttattacagGCACGATTCCTTTTATCGAAAGTGAATCCCTCAAGGACACACAACAACATGTACGCCTACGGTGGGgtgagtgaaataaaaatttatcgatttttattaattagttatcGATGTTGTTCAAAATGCTTTGAACATTTGATTtgcatttgatataaaataataaatatttatttgattttacatAAGATTTCGATGCATGTTTTTATGGCAGCGAAGCATGGTTTTTGAAttgacgtttttatttttttttctgttccaTCGTTGTTTTGGCGCGAAACCAGGCGATGCCGATACCATCTGCGGTagagtttttttcttttttttttctttgatattcAGAGTTATGGGCTTCGGATTACGGGCTATGCACTTTACTTTGGCTTGCATGTTTCGCTTAATAaccaatacatatataaaagctatttatataattcgcatgtacataatatattacctATGTTTCTGAACATACAAGAAGCGTCTCCGACGTTTTTACGttgatttattcttaattggtttctaatacatacatatatttttataatgttttggtTTGCGgtagcatatatttttacaattgatatttttatcgtgtataaaatgttatttatgtgCTTTGGTGTctggataaataataaatgatattcatAAATTGCTATAGTGAATATTACAACAACATTGTAAAaaaggtttatatatataaaagtaaaaaattcttgaatataaaaaaaaattaactagttTAGAAAGCGGTTCTGGTTGTTGGTtgcatgtttataattattttattataatatgtgtatattaatatatgtttcgCAACAGGACGGTGGCGCCCCCGTGTTGACGGACGATGTTTCACTGCAAGTGTTCATGGAGCACCTCAAAAAGCTGGCTGTCTCATCAACGGCGtaaaattagaatataaatgtaaattaatttgtttatatgttattccaatctttcattcatttaatacaccaatatatatgtatttgtgaagatattaaatttttatttatccctaaataaagattatggtagtataaaaatagttttcatatatGGCAATCCAGATTTCAATCATTTAGATatctttgtataataatttcaatattatatacttacgataggaataatttttaaaccagaaattaaaatgtaattgcttatgtattgttttttttttatttatttctattaaaataagtatttcaacaataataaagttcggttttcattataataacatataaattaaattaaatctgtaAACCCTAGCACTTGAGTGcagcaaaatgtttttttatgacaacaCAAACGATTAGTAAACTTATTACAGTTGGTTGTTTAATTTGaatctcatataaaaatatatatgttgaataaatatagCTATTCTACAACCCCTTACaaacatatagttttaattaatgcaAGCCCGCAGCGgcttgatatttttcttagttAGCATCCCGTAGAAAACGATCATAAGCATTACACTAAGGATATATGTCATATTTGCTTCATTGACGGTCAGTTCAGGAACCGTATAGACATTTTCTGCTCAACGTCTGTCCTTTCAAGCGCTCGGCAGAACTCTTCAAATGATATCATTTGGTCATTGTTGCTATCGGCTTCCAATATAGTCCTCTCAGCGATACTGGACAACTGTTCCTCGCTGAAATCAGATAAATCGTCTGATAATTCTGTTACTTAAACAACAGTTTGTATCAATAATCTTTAACTTCATTATAATCAAAGGTCACGTTATCAGTAATTACGATATtcctataacattttaattggaaaaaattaattgataaatttttgtgAGTTACAATGAAAGTGACTATAATTTAAAGGTCGTTTACCTATTCAGatttatacacaaataatacTGAGTTAGTTCAACTAGGAACATTCTAGATTTTTACtatgttaatataacattaattgatAATGTAGGTAGatatttatcgatatattCTGATGAAGAGAAAAAGACATGAGATTACTGATGAAATATTTCTCTatagttgtttttattatcaaaactaaTATGTTATCCctctataattataaacaaacatatatagatATCACCTAGACCACTAGACTATGTTAATGTATTGGTCAGCATATGTATGTAGGTCTGTCTctttaaccgacttcaaaaaagaGGTATATCAATTAGACCGTATGTATCctttttaaacatacatatatatagtcagACTGCTCTTCATTACACATTACTGAATATTTCATGATGTATGAAAAGTAAgcaaaaagataataaatatggcAGACCTTATATTAACACCGACCATCATGTGTAAGATCGCCAACAGTTCATCCCTAGATATCTTGCCATCGTTGTCAAGATCGTACATAGAGAATGCGACtgaaattagatttaaatattttttgttatatgtttcttaaaagttacaatttataacatacataatacAGCAATGTTTGTTTCTGATGTGCAGAATGTGTTATCTTTAATAAGAATTCATTTCTttctaaagtataaaaaaaattatatacaatttgcCATTACGGGTGGTCGGGACAAACTGATCAAGCTATGttccatttattaatattctgtatctgttatattctatttgttattgacaaaaccaaaataaaattgttaataattggTTCCTGCTACAAATTGCGCTCCAGACAAgtaaaatggaataattttaatcttttatacaATAACTGTTCATACTTCTTACACTTACATCTTAATTTTTCTTCCCTGCTGTTCAACCTATTCTCCCTATTCTTCCTAATAGGTCTGAAATGTGACAATACTCTCATAAACTGCAGAAAGTTGACTCTGTCATCGGTGCTGTCTGCAAAAAAAGAGTGAACTATCCTCTCGCTTAATGGATTGATAGCCAGTTCTGGTATTCTAAGGAAATCTTCACGCGAGAGAGTACCACAGTCGTTCTTATCCAGAGACGTAAATCGTGAGTAAAGCCGCTCTATCTGGTTTGGTGTAACTGAGAACAATAAAGAACTAAAAATAACCATACAAAGACATAACGCAACTTCTAAAAAGACATGTTAACTTACAACCAGTTTCCTCTTGTATTTGCGCAATTTCTTCTTCCCGTAACAACAATGATGATTTGTTACCCATTTTCTATGAAATACTatgtttaagtatattattctatCTGGGTATCAGCTTATGACAAGGAATTAAAAACTGATAAGTTAAATAATCTAATAGAACTAATCGATTTTCAATACTTTAAGAAATTGCGTCAATATTTACATTCACAATGGAAATATATTccgtttctttaaaaacaaacaataaatgcgagtagtaaaaatattgttagtaaatgtaatgttccttttaatattattttattcaacgaAATTCGTTGAAACTTATGGCTATATAGAATTGACAAATCATAGACCTGAGTACAAAGACTTACTTTCTAGGTTTGTGTACCTTATAGAGAGAGTGAAAGAGACTAAAATTGAAGAATTGATTGAAACAACGCAATGCTTCTGTAGTTTGAAAACTGTCAACGCTGTCACGTATGACtttgactttatatttttgacatgtatgttaaaaacttccagataatataatatacaataattttcaattaccacgtttaaaaaataaacatatttatacatttactaATAGTATATGTTCTAATGACAAAATACAGACAGAGGGAAAATTGCATtagtctttatatatttatcaaaaggAGGCTTTACTTcagatatattaattctatgaTTCTTTCAATGATTGTTGCTGGGTTACTGAAAATCTGAAAGCAATAGACTATTGACCTAGTTTTTTGTAGTACGAGACATGTTGCATATTtcgatttttatattgtcattTATAGACACTAATTgaagtattaattttgtttaataaatttaaatgatttctatattaatttgaaacgattggaataaatgaaaaatgagTACAGCAAAAGTAACTTTGGAAACATTCAACCCAGATAAGAAGACTGATGTAGAACAGCTTGACCCAGTTTTAGAAATTAACGAGAATGTTGCAAGTCAATTATTTGATCGACCAACAGAAGAAGGCGAATTCGAAGAATTACCGCCTAAAATTTTCGGATTCAAGGATGTACAGGAACCTTTAACTATAGAATCATTGAACAATGCTATATACGAACTcggtattattaatttatgttggcCGGAAATTAAAGAACCAGTATTTGAGACACGCACCTGTTTTCCTATtagttattatacaaatacgaATAAAGAAAGACTTCTTCTGGCGTACGCTGAAAATTTTAGAAGACAGTTTCTATTTCACTACAAAATGAGAAAACCTTTGTTTTTGCAAGCTGTAAATGAATGCGGGTTAGAGGTAAACTTATAATTCTCTAATAAATTATCGTATACTAAATtcatttagatattattttagtaatttttttgtatcattaCTGCTCTTAGAAAATGGTTTGTACCTCCATCCGCCCTACAAAGCTGTGTTTCGCTGACACGACAAATTGGCAAGGAATTTCTGCGTTACTATCAGATTTTTTCGACTACGAACCTCTTAAAAAACCCATGTTACATGTAAGTATGCTGTAGAACCGTTGTCTTAGAATTGTCTATTGATAGTTGCACCACTTGTTAAGAGATGGAGCTgattgtgattttaaataatatttattaagataattttgaaAAGGTTTTATCACTTCGCTCTCGGTACTGTCagactttaatataaagttacactttatatatattgtataatggGCTCAACttcatattttagttttaatcttGACCGACGCTGATATTCTTTAATCAATCAAAAGATGGCGCTAGTTGTTTTAACATTGAAAGCTTTGAAAGTTGTAAGTGGATAACTTATTAGTTGTAAagctaaacatatattttattttctaactcattcaatttataaattctttagaATGAAACTGTACttgatcttttttttttttattatagcaagttaatgttaatatatcttCATACTAACAGACTACTTCTTATTCAAATAGTAAGGGCAATGAAAACATCATGTAAAGGTTAATCTTTAATTCTTCAACATTTCAAGATCACATACTTTGTGTAAggagtataattttaataatttcaatttgtaattttgtacaaaatacaTCTCTCAAATAATTTCCCGTGgagctaataaaattaacacgaAATGCAAATTAACTATTCTTACTTCAATGAAACGGAGCTCTAAACTCTTCTAGAAGGTTCGGTTGCCCCGGCCCTCGCCGTGACCAAGCCTCCGTCATTGGACAATCGTTCAACATACAATAATACACTCTATTTATTAGGAATGtacttacaatattaataatctctcaataatttataattttgatcacAGTGTCCTTAACTGTTaactttaacatataatacaattcCGATGTCGACATACGTCATgtctacaatataaaatactgagCAATACAAAACAATCAGACGTGTACCTAGCTCTAACACAATAGTCATAAATTATCTTAACAATACACCTTGTTCGCATGATTGGCACACGAGACGAAACATCCTTCCAGTATTTGGTATGAGGAGCCTGGAGACGGGAGACGGGACGAGTGTCACGTCCCGTGTCACGTGTCGCCGTCTCGGAGGCGAGAGTTTGAAAGGACGCCGTGACTTAGCATAGCTATGCTCATGACTTGAGGTAGAACACGGGGCTCCAACTACTAGAGTAGGGTTGAAGGGGAATGTCAGCAGCGGCACTACTTACACTAGGTACTGAACGAGGGAGTATGCGTGCATCGAAAATAAAGGGTTCGCCGGTTAATGCGTAACATTCATTAAAAGACTACCATATCTGATTATAAAGACCGATGAAACGCGGAACTATCTAATGCTGTGTTCACGGAGGTCGCTCGGCGGAGCTCACCGAGACCGCGGCGGACTTATAACTTAACTAAACTAAAAGTAAACAGATTTAATGCATAGCTTTTCTTTTAGAACAAAGAAATTACGCAAATTTGGCTACACATATCACAAGTGAACGCTTACTGGCGACGACCTATATACTAATTATGTACATGTAATTGAATAATTCCCTGTAGCGAGCGCCGGACGGAGGCCGCGGGGTTACTTGCGGCGTGCGTCGGGCGCGGCGCGGCGCGTGCGGAGGTTGTGGAGCAGTGCTCGGAGCTGATGCACGTGCATGCGGGTGACGCTCGGGTCGCCGCTGGCCTCCAGCCACGCGAGGAACTTGTCTCCGTGTTCCAGCGCCTCCACCGTGCCCGCCTCCCACTCGCCGTTCGTGGAGCCGTTGCTCTTATTCTCTTCGTTGGCCGCTTGGCTGCTGTTGAACAGTAAGTTGTCGAGCACGTTTCTGGCCTTGGTTTGGCTTCTGCCGGACTCGATGGGTTTCTCTACTGAGGGTTCCTTATTCTCCGTGCCGACGTCCGGGCTCGAGGCGGGCTCGGCCACTCGAGGTTCTGCGGGAGCGGCCGGGAGCGGCGGCGGGACTGTCTCGCGGACTTTAGCCGACAGAGTTTGGCTCTGGTCTGGACTAATGATGCTCCGGTCGTCCTCCGGCTTCGCTTTAGTTAAATGCGAGAACAAGATGTCTCCGGACTTGTCTTTCGGTACCTGTGACGCCGGCTTGTGCTTGTCTTCCGGAACCGGCATGGCTCCACCGAACTGTTTGTAATACTGCCACAGCCAAGAGTTTCTGTTGTAGTCGAGGTGCGAACTGACGGGCGGCGTGGGCGCCACGGGCTTAGGCGGCAGAGTGGGATCGCTAGTTTTTCCTAATTGCAACGGATGAGCCGTTGTTTGGGAAGTCAAATCTAGCATGGCCTGTTGAGTTTTGAGCCAGTACCACAGCGTGTCGTCGACGGGCTGAGACGCTGATTGCGAAGTAGTGTGGTGACTCGACTTGGACCCGCTGTGTCTGTACGGGTCCGATGAGTGGTTTGATTTGCTGCGATGTTTGTTTTCGTTCAAGTTAAGCACTCCGTTGTGAGCTGGCTTCGGCGAGCGCACAGACCGCAGCGCTCTGCTCGCCGGCTGCGCCGACAGCGTCGACAGTCCGGGGTTCAGTTGAGCGAGGAGTGTTAGGTTGTTTGCGATTTCATTGAAGCTCAATCCGAGGTGAGAATGTGTAAGTCCTGGTAGATGGGCCAATCCCGATAGCGGGCTGATGGCGCTCATGGAGACGCTGGCTCCGGGGTCCGGTCGGCGCTCTCGTGGCGGATGGAGTGGGGGCGAGGGCTCGCTGCGCTTGGTAGTGAGCTCGACGGGGACATCGGCCTGCGGCGGAGGCTGGGTGGTGCTGTGAGTAACGGAGACCGCGCTAGAAAGATCCAGGCCGGTGTTGATGGGTGACTGAGGAGCTGTCGGGGACTCGGTGCGCGCGCGCTTGTCCGGCGGCTCCCCGTCGTTGCTCTTGTCGGTGTCGGGGGAGGACAACCTCGAGGTCATGTAGCGGAGCTTGTCCTCATTCTTGCACCAGCCCCGCAGCGTGGACTCGGGCACTCCTATGTCACGAGCGACCGAGGCTTTGGACTCGCCGTCGTTGACCCTCTGTATGGCCTCGATCTTATCTCCGGGTGTGAGGGCGCGCATAGGACGCTTTCCCTTCGTTGTCATCTTTGCCTCTCGCTTActgcaacaaaaaaaatgtttattataccttaaaatttatatttttttgtaaatagaaCATCTATGCGTCTCcgtattatgaaaaatttattttttctcacgAGTTTCACAAATCGACGACTTAGAATCCCACTCtcatgacattaaaaatatatatcttgagTCAATATCTGAATGTTGTAAAGTGATTACTCTTAAGACATGTCACtcggtaattattattactaattatacACATTGCTATTACGCTTTACACTTATTATAGGAGTTCGATGTTTGTTATAAGGAGAAAACATGTCAAAACATCGCTTTCCTATCTAAAGTCTCAAGTGCTAAACGTAAAGTTCAATAACCTTTTATCAATACACTTGTATCGATTCATCAAATTTTTTTGACATCCAATGTCATTTAGCAACACGTCACTCAAGGTT includes:
- the LOC116773200 gene encoding calcineurin B homologous protein 1, which encodes MGNKSSLLLREEEIAQIQEETGFTPNQIERLYSRFTSLDKNDCGTLSREDFLRIPELAINPLSERIVHSFFADSTDDRVNFLQFMRVLSHFRPIRKNRENRLNSREEKLRFAFSMYDLDNDGKISRDELLAILHMMVGVNISEEQLSSIAERTILEADSNNDQMISFEEFCRALERTDVEQKMSIRFLN
- the LOC116772899 gene encoding protein distal antenna-like, which produces MTTKGKRPMRALTPGDKIEAIQRVNDGESKASVARDIGVPESTLRGWCKNEDKLRYMTSRLSSPDTDKSNDGEPPDKRARTESPTAPQSPINTGLDLSSAVSVTHSTTQPPPQADVPVELTTKRSEPSPPLHPPRERRPDPGASVSMSAISPLSGLAHLPGLTHSHLGLSFNEIANNLTLLAQLNPGLSTLSAQPASRALRSVRSPKPAHNGVLNLNENKHRSKSNHSSDPYRHSGSKSSHHTTSQSASQPVDDTLWYWLKTQQAMLDLTSQTTAHPLQLGKTSDPTLPPKPVAPTPPVSSHLDYNRNSWLWQYYKQFGGAMPVPEDKHKPASQVPKDKSGDILFSHLTKAKPEDDRSIISPDQSQTLSAKVRETVPPPLPAAPAEPRVAEPASSPDVGTENKEPSVEKPIESGRSQTKARNVLDNLLFNSSQAANEENKSNGSTNGEWEAGTVEALEHGDKFLAWLEASGDPSVTRMHVHQLRALLHNLRTRRAAPDARRK